AGACCTGTGGCCTTTACGGAACTTTGCCGCCTTCGCCACGCAGATATATTTTTCAGTATATAATAATGATATAATTACGATATGGAGATGATATAACATGTTTATAAAACCTTCGACCGCACTGCGCAATGAATATAACGAAATCGCCGAGCTATGCAAAAAAGAAGATTCCCCCGTTTTTCTAACAAAGAACGGCGAAGGCGACCTCGTGGTGATGAGCGTTGAACACTACACCAGACGCGAGATGATGCTTGACCTGCGCGAAAAACTGCTGCGCAGTGAGGCGGAGCGGCTCGCAGGCTGCCGGAGCTATTCCGTCGACGAGGTGAGCACACGGCTTAAA
This portion of the Cloacibacillus sp. genome encodes:
- a CDS encoding type II toxin-antitoxin system prevent-host-death family antitoxin → MFIKPSTALRNEYNEIAELCKKEDSPVFLTKNGEGDLVVMSVEHYTRREMMLDLREKLLRSEAERLAGCRSYSVDEVSTRLKELIDE